One genomic segment of Ricinus communis isolate WT05 ecotype wild-type chromosome 3, ASM1957865v1, whole genome shotgun sequence includes these proteins:
- the LOC107261304 gene encoding uncharacterized protein LOC107261304, which yields MAMIKANVEEDREATMARFLNGLNKNIVDLVELPHFMELEDMVNVAMKIESGIGVGAVLMQDQRPLMYFSEKLSGAALKYPTYDKKLYALVRALETWQHYLWLREFVIHTDYESLKHLKGQDKLNRRHAKWVEFIETFPYVIKYKQGKENVIAYALSRRYTLLNSLTSKLLGSEFIKGLCQDDDDFGGFYASCDNGAALDDFYLFDGFMLKRNRLCIPKCSIRELLIKEAHGGGLMGHFGVNKTYDMLLVHFL from the exons atggCTATGATTAAAGCAAATGTGGAAGAGGATAGAGAGGCTACCAtggcaagattcttgaatggtctaaacaagaatattgttgATCTTGTCGAGTTGCCACATTTTATGGAGCTTGAGGACATGGTGAATGtggccatgaaaattgaaag TGGTATAGGAGTTGGGGCTGTTTTAATGCAGGATCAAAGACCACTAatgtattttagtgaaaagttaAGTGGGGCAGCTTTGAAGTATCCAACATATGACAAGAAATTATATGCTTTAGTTCGAGCTTTGGAAACATGGCAACATTACTTATGGCTAAGGGAGTTTGTGATACACACAGACTATGAAAGTTTAAAACACTTAAAAGGTCAAGATAAGTTGAACCGAaggcatgctaaatgggtAGAATTCATTGAAACATTTCCATATGTGATCAAGTACAAacaaggtaaagagaatgtGATTGCATATGCATTATCTAGAAGGTACACTTTACTTAATTCACTTACTTCTAAACTATTGGGTTCTGAGTTTATTAAGGGATTGTGtcaagatgatgatgattttggCGGATTCTATGCATCTTGTGATAATGGGGCTGCTTTGGATGACTTTTATCTGTTTGATGGTTTCATgcttaaaagaaatagattgTGCATTCCTAAGTGTTCTATAAGGGAATTATTGATTAAGGAAGCACATGGAGGGGGTTTAATGGGTCATTTTGGTGTAAATAAGACTTATGATATGCTGCTTGTACATTTCCTTTAG